In the genome of Mytilus edulis chromosome 3, xbMytEdul2.2, whole genome shotgun sequence, one region contains:
- the LOC139514993 gene encoding somatostatin receptor type 2-like produces MFDLTKNKVQKTRWISIVSSSEVYLMFYISVGLETDIMTSYNHTLDIEGTFIAPTSGTDFDMRKYSIPILCIIGFIGNILSTVLFLGRSLRGFSCCVFLGVRSVTDNGFLATLFIAWFDFLDVRLFHTTGICHIMVFLAYICSFLSVWCVVCVTIENYVRVSYPSLVKLYCTSKTAWMIILFLTFSSFCIYNMPLWSNEIAEIYQSYYCVTKEEFQNYQLVLTYIDTAVTLIIPLIIILTLMFIIVYKGFRTSKRRLRLGHHRRKYRSTPSYGTVTGLLTAVSITFLCLHTPIHIFKLKVIIETISTKNGMKVNPTERTIGNVFQVMYYLNASVNILVYYVCGGNFRKVFKKVLCKDVSCCCYGKQEEDRLSDAGTTELTSILDKGDGRTRKSL; encoded by the exons ATGTTTGACTTAACTAAAAACAAG GTACAGAAAACCAGATGGATCTCAATTGTATCCTCATCGGAAGTATACTTAATGTTTTACATATCAGTCGGACTTGAAACAGACATTATGACCTCGTATAACCATACATTAGATATTGAAGGAACATTTATAGCGCCAACTAGCGGTACAGATTTTGATATGCGGAAATACTCAATACCGATTCTATGTATAATCGGATTTATAGGAAATATATTGTCCACAGTTTTGTTTTTAGGAAGATCTTTACGTGGATTTTCTTGTTGTGTCTTTCTTGGTGTACGCTCTGTCACTGACAACGGATTTCTTGCAACGTTGTTCATAGCATGGTTTGATTTTCTTGATGTGAGGCTATTTCACACCACCGGTATTTGTCACATAATGGTATTCCTGGCATACATTTGTAGTTTTTTGTCAGTATGGTGTGTAGTATGTGTAACGATAGAAAACTATGTCCGTGTGTCTTATCCATCACTGGTCAAACTGTACTGCACATCGAAAACAGCATGGATGATAATACTTTTTCtaacattttcatcattttgtatttataatatGCCACTGTGGAGCAACGAAATAGCAGAAATATACCAGTCGTACTATTGCGTAACGAAAGAAGaatttcaaaattaccaattagtTCTGACCTATATTGACACCGCAGTGACTCTTATAATACCATTAATTATAATATTAACACTGATGTTTATAATAGTGTACAAGGGATTCCGAACATCGAAGAGAAGACTAAGACTCGGACATCATAGAAGGAAATACAGGTCGACACCGTCGTATGGTACAGTTACTGGGCTTCTGACTGCTGTTTCCATAACATTTCTATGTCTACATACGCCTATACATATCTTTAAACTGAAAGTTATCATCGAAACAATCTCAACGAAAAATGGCATGAAAGTAAACCCGACGGAACGAACGATTGGTAACGTATTTCAGGTTATGTACTATCTGAATGCATCTGTAAATATTCTTGTATATTATGTATGCGGTGGCAATTTCCGAAAAGTATTTAAGAAAGTATTATGCAAAGATGTGTCTTGTTGTTGCTATGGCAAGCAGGAGGAGGATAGGTTATCTGATGCAGGAACTACAGAACTAACAAGTATACTAGACAAAGGGGACGGGAGAACAAGAAAGTCTCTATAA
- the LOC139517814 gene encoding piggyBac transposable element-derived protein 4-like, which produces MSEQNSLYSDEGSDDNELSSGDEWLENYNAEVDHVSPDNTPVVSDEEANDEDDAAPENAELVWRETYEELDIDPFIQITGPSHNLNPNASELEYFKLFFDDNMLEKIVSQTNQYAAQNGPDPLWSDTTRDEISAFIGMQILMGINQLPDYSFYWSNNKYLGNQGFKEVMSVKRYEKLNQYIHCNDIETDVPVDQPGHDKLHKIRPLIDSSLQNFAARYNPNKNQAIDEAMVAYKGRSVAKQYIPSKPTKWGFKVWMRCDSKSGYCHKFGIYMGKETAVDSTKGLGHRVVEKLAEDLHHKNHHLYFDSYFTSIPLLQDLLSNGIYGCGTIRQNRKGFPQDLKNAPRMQTGQFVRRQTDNMVGVVWMDKKPVNVVASNESLIEVTTSSSSTVNETIHINFGAINI; this is translated from the exons ATGTCTGAGCAAAACAGCTTATACTCTGATGAGGGCAGTGACGACAATGAATTATCAAGTGGGGATGAATGGCTGGAGAATTATAATGCTGAAGTCGATCATGTTTCCCCTGACAATACACCCGTGGTATCAGATGAAGAGGCCAATGACGAGGACGATGCAGCTCCCGAAAATGCAGAACTTGTTTGGAGAGAAACATACGAAGAACTTGACATAGACCCCTTTATTCAGATTACTGGTCCATCACACAATCTGAACCCTAATGCCAGTGAGCTTGAGTATTTCAAGCTTTTCTTCGACGATAATATGCTTGAGAAAATTGTGAGCCAAACAAATCAATATGCAGCTCAAAATGGCCCCGACCCACTCTGGAGTGATACCACCCGGGATGAGATTTCGGCTTTTATAG GGATGCAGATATTAATGGGAATAAACCAGCTTCCTGATTATTCCTTTTACTGGTCCAATAATAAGTATTTAGGGAATCAGGGGTTTAAAGAAGTCATGTCAGTAAAACGGTATGAAAAGCTCAACCAATATATCCATTGTAATGATATAGAAACTGATGTCCCTGTAGACCAACCTGGGCACGATAAGCTCCACAAGATACGCCCTCTTATTGATTCATCTCTCCAAAACTTCGCAGCACGATACAACCCAAATAAAAACCAAGCCATTGATGAAGCTATGGTGGCTTATAAAGGAAGATCGGTAGCCAAACAGTATATACCATCAAAACCCACCAAATGGGGATTCAAAGTGTGGATGAGGTGCGATAGTAAATCTGGATATTGTCACAAGTTTGGTATTTATATGGGAAAGGAGACGGCTGTTGATAGTACAAAGGGTTTAGGACATCGTGTTGTGGAGAAATTGGCTGAAGATCTACATCATAAAAACCATCATTTGTATTTTGACAGTTACTTTACCTCAATACCATTATTGCAAGATCTGTTAAGCAATGGAATATATGGATGTGGAACCATTCGACAGAACAGAAAAGGCTTTCCACAAGATTTAAAGAACGCCCCGAGGATGCAAACTGGCCAGTTTgtaagaagacaaacagacaatatgGTGGGCGTTGTTTGGATGGACAAGAAACCAGTTAATGTTGTGGCTTCCAATGAGTCATTGATTGAGGTAACcacatcatcatcatcaacagTCAATGAAACAATTCACATCAACTTTGGTGCAATTAatatttga